From a single Bacillus gobiensis genomic region:
- a CDS encoding aldo/keto reductase, with translation MEFTQIANTDMKASRIGLGTWAIGGWMWGGTNEEDSIKTIHAALDRDINFIDTAPVYGFGTSEEIVGKAVKQYGNRDNILIATKAALNWKNDEPFRDASKERIMKEVDDSLKRLQTDYIDVYQIHWPDPTVPIEETAEAMKELYDAGKIRAIGVSNFSPDQMETFRQTAPLHTAQPPYNLFERDIEKDILPYTEKNNITTILYGSLCRGLLSGKMTPGHKFDGDDLRNSDPKFQNPRFRQYLNAVDQLDKLAKENYGKSVIHLAVRWILDQPGTGIALWGARRPDQVEAVSEIVGWKLTEEDQATIDKILDTTIDEHVGPEFMAPPTKQQV, from the coding sequence ATGGAATTCACTCAAATAGCAAACACAGACATGAAAGCTTCACGCATTGGCCTGGGCACTTGGGCGATTGGCGGATGGATGTGGGGTGGAACGAATGAAGAGGATTCGATTAAGACCATTCATGCTGCCCTGGATCGCGATATTAATTTCATAGACACAGCACCAGTCTATGGATTCGGAACATCTGAAGAGATCGTCGGAAAAGCTGTGAAGCAATATGGAAACCGGGATAATATTCTTATCGCAACAAAAGCCGCACTGAATTGGAAAAACGATGAACCATTCAGAGATGCCTCCAAAGAACGAATTATGAAGGAAGTAGACGATTCGTTAAAACGGCTTCAAACGGACTATATTGATGTTTATCAGATCCATTGGCCGGATCCGACAGTGCCGATTGAAGAAACCGCTGAGGCGATGAAAGAGCTCTATGATGCAGGGAAAATACGTGCCATTGGAGTCAGCAACTTTTCTCCGGATCAAATGGAGACGTTCCGTCAAACAGCTCCTTTGCATACAGCCCAGCCGCCGTATAATCTTTTTGAACGTGATATTGAGAAGGATATTCTCCCGTATACAGAAAAGAATAATATCACCACAATTTTATATGGAAGCCTGTGCCGTGGGCTATTATCTGGAAAGATGACCCCTGGTCACAAATTTGATGGTGATGATTTACGAAACTCGGATCCGAAGTTCCAGAACCCTCGTTTCAGACAATATTTAAATGCAGTTGATCAATTAGATAAATTAGCTAAAGAAAACTACGGAAAGTCCGTTATTCATTTAGCTGTACGCTGGATTTTAGACCAGCCGGGTACAGGCATTGCTCTCTGGGGAGCGCGCCGTCCTGATCAAGTTGAGGCAGTAAGTGAAATCGTCGGATGGAAGCTGACAGAGGAAGATCAAGCGACAATTGACAAAATTTTAGATACCACAATTGACGAGCATGTAGGTCCTGAATTTATGGCTCCTCCGACAAAACAACAAGTATAG